One part of the Thermodesulfobacterium commune DSM 2178 genome encodes these proteins:
- a CDS encoding ribonuclease catalytic domain-containing protein, translated as MDLIFLKNKVVDIFYREKITTAYVKEVKGKRLHIVLPSGKEESINYHALVSFEEKPISSKDLTQVETLLREKNQKREKLKDIFNLEELWEVVVDEEQPILLAKDLVELFLGKVPEEDEIAGFLRKVCEAKLYFKLKAPNEVEIMPREEVEREIHRREKELERLKKLNQGIEFIKSLKAGSIEKFDQETIDFWGTALKEYFLWEEQSSSGKMVKDVLEKAEIKEQNQIFDLLVKLNLFDEDENVELLKTKFPLDFSLEEIKQAEEISRSSLEDEPREDLTHLETFTIDAEETEDFDDALSFEETKEGYLIYVHIADVAGFIKPGTPLWNGALERTLTLYLPEKIIPMLPFSLSHEKFSLKQGEIRPALTFKIYLQKDGELKEFKATSSLIKVKKRLTYKEVDSYLSSGEPFWQKLYQLLMQFKRKREENGAIAIFLPEVEVKVSEDGTISVFKVEMTPARMLVAEAMVLTNYLGAKLLQQNQIPGIFRSQPKPIEVIENFEENLYLKLLQLRYLAKSEISLFPEYHSGLGLEAYATLSSPIRRFADLVNQYQLKALIAGTPPLSEKELNQFLPELQTNLQRATFLQNKREKYFLLKYLQTQVKDQPLQGLVLQVQNKRAKVYLVDFNLTGDLIGFKENLNPGQEIIVKIEKVNPRLEILRLKLD; from the coding sequence ATGGACCTTATTTTTTTAAAAAATAAGGTAGTAGATATTTTCTATCGAGAAAAAATAACTACCGCTTACGTTAAAGAGGTAAAAGGGAAACGCCTTCATATAGTTTTACCTTCTGGCAAAGAAGAGTCCATCAACTACCATGCTTTGGTATCCTTTGAAGAAAAACCAATTTCATCAAAAGACCTAACCCAGGTGGAGACCCTTTTAAGAGAAAAAAATCAAAAAAGAGAAAAACTAAAAGATATTTTTAACTTAGAAGAACTTTGGGAAGTGGTAGTTGACGAAGAACAACCCATTTTATTAGCTAAAGACCTGGTAGAACTTTTCCTGGGAAAAGTACCAGAAGAAGACGAAATCGCAGGGTTTTTACGAAAGGTCTGCGAGGCTAAACTTTATTTTAAATTAAAAGCACCTAACGAAGTAGAAATAATGCCTCGAGAGGAAGTAGAAAGGGAAATTCATAGGAGAGAAAAAGAACTCGAAAGATTAAAAAAATTAAACCAAGGTATAGAGTTTATAAAATCCTTAAAAGCAGGATCTATAGAAAAGTTTGACCAAGAAACTATAGACTTCTGGGGAACTGCTTTAAAAGAATATTTTTTATGGGAAGAGCAAAGTTCCTCGGGAAAGATGGTTAAAGACGTTTTAGAAAAGGCAGAAATTAAGGAACAAAATCAGATTTTTGACCTATTAGTTAAGCTAAACCTGTTTGACGAAGACGAAAACGTAGAGCTTTTGAAAACCAAATTTCCTTTAGACTTTAGTTTGGAAGAAATAAAACAGGCGGAAGAGATTTCTCGTTCCTCATTAGAGGATGAGCCTAGAGAAGACTTAACACATTTAGAGACTTTTACCATAGACGCTGAAGAGACAGAAGACTTTGATGATGCCTTAAGTTTTGAAGAGACAAAAGAGGGATATTTAATTTATGTTCATATCGCAGATGTGGCTGGATTTATAAAACCTGGGACCCCTCTTTGGAATGGTGCTTTAGAAAGAACTTTAACCCTTTATCTTCCTGAAAAAATCATTCCCATGCTACCTTTTTCCCTTTCTCACGAAAAATTTAGTCTAAAACAAGGAGAAATAAGGCCTGCCTTAACCTTTAAGATTTACCTGCAAAAAGACGGAGAGCTTAAAGAATTTAAAGCCACCTCCTCTCTTATTAAGGTAAAAAAGAGACTTACTTATAAAGAGGTAGACTCATATCTCAGTTCTGGAGAACCTTTCTGGCAAAAACTTTATCAACTTCTTATGCAGTTTAAACGAAAAAGGGAAGAAAATGGGGCTATCGCTATCTTTTTGCCTGAGGTTGAGGTTAAGGTGTCTGAGGATGGGACTATTTCAGTTTTCAAGGTAGAAATGACCCCTGCCAGAATGTTGGTGGCTGAAGCTATGGTTCTTACCAACTACTTAGGAGCCAAACTACTCCAACAAAATCAAATTCCTGGAATTTTTCGTTCCCAACCTAAACCCATAGAAGTAATAGAAAACTTTGAAGAAAACCTTTATCTTAAGCTCCTTCAACTGAGATATCTTGCGAAATCTGAAATTTCTCTTTTTCCAGAATATCATTCTGGATTAGGACTTGAAGCTTATGCTACCTTGTCTTCTCCGATAAGAAGGTTTGCAGACCTGGTAAACCAATATCAGCTAAAGGCTCTTATCGCTGGTACCCCTCCTCTTTCAGAAAAGGAACTCAACCAATTTTTACCAGAATTGCAAACTAACCTTCAAAGAGCAACCTTTCTTCAAAACAAAAGAGAAAAATATTTTCTACTTAAATACTTGCAAACCCAGGTTAAAGACCAACCTTTACAAGGACTGGTTTTGCAGGTACAAAACAAAAGGGCCAAAGTATACCTGGTTGATTTTAACCTTACAGGAGACCTGATAGGGTTCAAAGAAAACCTCAATCCTGGGCAAGAAATAATCGTTAAAATAGAAAAGGTCAACCCCAGATTAGAAATATTAAGACTGAAACTTGATTAA
- a CDS encoding diguanylate cyclase, whose amino-acid sequence MEEILEPYKVEIISVERLEFSKEDLFQLVVLVGRGGEDLSFLLNKVKEFYEESKVCVVLNFLKEEDIARYFDLGADEVVFKPFTINELKARLAKLFKEYYLDKKIKRFLIEDPLTGVYNRRFFEEKLREEAYKALRQRHPLSLMMLDLDNFKWYNDNLGHQEGDALLKLVGETLLNSVRAGVDLVFRYGGDEFVILLPYTTKEQAVQVAERIKKNWEIYNIPNVKISIGIAQLEDKGDLEKSIENMLATADALMYSEKKANKNLI is encoded by the coding sequence TTGGAAGAAATTTTAGAGCCCTATAAGGTAGAAATAATAAGTGTGGAAAGGCTGGAGTTTTCTAAAGAAGACCTTTTTCAGTTGGTGGTATTGGTGGGGAGAGGAGGAGAAGATCTTTCGTTTCTTTTAAACAAAGTTAAAGAATTCTACGAAGAATCTAAGGTATGTGTAGTTTTAAATTTTTTAAAAGAGGAAGATATAGCACGTTATTTTGACTTAGGCGCAGATGAAGTTGTTTTTAAACCTTTTACTATAAACGAACTTAAAGCTAGGTTGGCTAAACTTTTTAAAGAATATTACCTGGATAAAAAAATAAAGCGTTTTTTGATAGAAGACCCTTTGACAGGGGTTTATAACAGGAGGTTCTTTGAAGAAAAACTAAGAGAAGAAGCCTATAAAGCCCTTAGGCAAAGACATCCTCTTAGTTTAATGATGCTAGACCTTGACAATTTTAAATGGTATAACGATAATCTTGGACATCAAGAAGGTGATGCTTTACTAAAGCTGGTAGGGGAAACTCTTTTAAATAGTGTAAGAGCAGGGGTAGACCTGGTTTTTAGATATGGAGGAGACGAGTTTGTTATCTTATTACCGTATACTACCAAAGAGCAAGCTGTTCAGGTAGCTGAAAGGATTAAGAAAAACTGGGAGATATATAACATCCCTAATGTTAAGATTTCTATTGGTATTGCTCAGCTAGAAGATAAGGGGGATTTAGAAAAGTCTATAGAAAATATGCTTGCAACAGCAGATGCTTTGATGTATTCTGAAAAAAAGGCTAATAAAAATTTAATTTAA
- a CDS encoding inositol monophosphatase family protein has protein sequence MDWIKLIDPLKNLVLEVGSFQKQSYFSSVEVFHKGKIDLVTSVDLKSEEKLKEGLKRIFPSASILAEESYHPEKELPEVFWLVDPLDGTTNFAHRLPWFAISVALMQGKTPVLGMVYNPMTDELFYAVRGQGAYLNGNPIRVSSVDNLLSSLLCTGFPVSKIMDSPDLFIPLFKEFMTKCQGVRRFGSAALDLAYVACGRYEGFWEPYLKPWDTAAGILLVEEAGGKVTDYLGNPYHPFLNTIVASNSHIHQAMIEITSKYHLDTFKPYKNPFPTVDIIIKFGDGIVLIYRKNYPKGWALPGGFVDYGESLEQAAIREAKEETNLDIELEYLLGCYSNPDRDPRFHTISTVFVAKGKGTLKGMDDAKEARVFKLEEIPWDFLVFDHAQILRDFLKKEREEF, from the coding sequence ATGGATTGGATAAAGCTGATAGACCCTCTCAAAAATTTGGTTTTAGAAGTTGGCAGTTTTCAAAAACAGTCTTATTTTTCTTCGGTTGAGGTTTTTCATAAAGGAAAAATAGATCTGGTAACCTCTGTTGACCTTAAGTCTGAGGAAAAGCTTAAAGAAGGTTTGAAACGGATTTTTCCTTCTGCTTCTATTTTAGCTGAAGAAAGCTATCACCCTGAAAAAGAGTTGCCCGAGGTTTTTTGGTTGGTTGACCCGTTAGACGGAACTACCAATTTTGCTCATCGTCTTCCCTGGTTTGCTATCTCAGTGGCCTTGATGCAAGGTAAAACACCGGTTTTAGGGATGGTTTATAATCCGATGACAGACGAACTTTTTTATGCAGTACGAGGTCAAGGGGCCTACCTAAACGGGAATCCTATTAGGGTTTCTTCGGTAGATAACTTGTTATCTTCGCTTTTATGTACTGGTTTTCCTGTATCTAAAATCATGGATAGTCCTGATTTGTTTATCCCTTTATTTAAAGAGTTTATGACAAAATGTCAGGGAGTTAGACGTTTTGGTTCTGCTGCTCTTGATTTGGCATACGTTGCCTGTGGAAGGTATGAAGGTTTTTGGGAACCCTATCTTAAACCCTGGGATACCGCAGCTGGAATCCTTCTTGTGGAAGAGGCAGGGGGTAAGGTTACAGATTATTTAGGTAACCCTTACCATCCTTTCCTAAACACCATAGTGGCTTCAAACAGTCATATTCATCAAGCTATGATAGAGATAACCTCAAAATACCATCTAGATACCTTTAAACCGTATAAAAATCCTTTTCCTACGGTAGATATTATCATTAAGTTTGGCGATGGAATCGTGTTAATCTATAGAAAAAATTACCCTAAAGGGTGGGCATTACCTGGAGGTTTTGTAGACTATGGAGAATCCCTGGAACAGGCAGCGATAAGAGAGGCTAAAGAAGAGACTAATTTAGACATAGAGCTCGAATATCTTCTTGGTTGTTATTCAAATCCTGACAGAGACCCAAGGTTTCATACTATTTCTACAGTATTTGTGGCTAAAGGTAAAGGGACGCTTAAAGGAATGGATGATGCTAAAGAGGCTCGAGTATTTAAGTTAGAAGAAATTCCATGGGATTTTTTAGTTTTTGACCATGCACAGATCCTTAGAGATTTTTTAAAAAAAGAAAGAGAGGAATTTTAG
- the hisA gene encoding 1-(5-phosphoribosyl)-5-[(5-phosphoribosylamino)methylideneamino]imidazole-4-carboxamide isomerase — protein MLVIPAIDLRNHKVVRLFQGDYEKTKVYGENPEEYARFFRQQGAKRLHIVDLDGAKEGKPVHKDLVIKIAQGLDIPVQVGGGIRTEEHVETYLKNGVSQVILGTKAVSSVDWLRTLCNRYPQKIIVSVDVKGEKVAIAGWLETSEVNYLDFIKNLKGLKLFAIILTIIERDGTQKGVEVDRLEKALQFSEHPIILAGGVSTLEDIQKLKPYEKLGLMGVITGRALYEGTLNLKEALLLAE, from the coding sequence ATGTTGGTAATCCCGGCTATTGACCTAAGAAATCATAAGGTAGTAAGGCTTTTTCAGGGAGATTATGAGAAAACTAAAGTATATGGAGAAAACCCTGAAGAATATGCCCGATTTTTTAGACAACAAGGAGCTAAAAGACTTCATATAGTAGACCTTGATGGTGCCAAGGAGGGGAAACCAGTCCATAAAGACCTGGTAATAAAAATTGCCCAAGGTCTTGACATTCCTGTCCAGGTAGGAGGAGGGATAAGAACAGAAGAGCATGTAGAGACCTATCTAAAAAATGGGGTCTCTCAGGTCATCTTAGGAACTAAAGCTGTCTCTTCGGTTGATTGGTTAAGAACCTTATGTAATAGATATCCTCAGAAAATAATCGTAAGTGTAGACGTAAAAGGTGAAAAGGTAGCCATAGCAGGATGGTTGGAAACATCAGAGGTGAACTATTTGGATTTTATAAAAAATCTAAAAGGCCTTAAGCTTTTTGCGATTATTCTAACCATTATAGAACGAGATGGTACCCAAAAAGGGGTAGAAGTAGATAGATTAGAAAAAGCACTTCAGTTTTCAGAACATCCTATTATTTTAGCGGGAGGGGTTTCTACTTTAGAAGATATTCAAAAATTAAAACCTTATGAAAAGTTAGGATTGATGGGAGTTATAACTGGGAGAGCCCTTTATGAAGGTACGTTAAACCTTAAAGAAGCCTTATTACTTGCGGAGTGA